Below is a genomic region from Fusobacteriaceae bacterium.
GTGTCTTGTCGGCATAGCGGTTGTAATGGGGCAGGTGCATGATCTTTTCCACATCGAGGGAAAAGGCCGGTTTCAGTATGTTTCCGGACAGATCGCCGTTTTCCTTCCGGCGTATGGCCGATTCGTTTCCCGTGCTGTAATCGAGCACCCGGAGATGCTCGTCCCGCCGGATTTTTTCCAGCAGCGCCCGGCTCAATTTCTTTTCCCGCATGTTTCCTCCACTCCCCCGGCGGCTGTGGCCCGTTTCCGTAAAAACGGCCGCCTGCAGATCCGCCATTTTGATTATAGCACAGTTTTTCGCCGCTTGCAAGAGGCAAGCGTCCTGTGTCCGCCCGATTTTACTTGAAATTTTCCGGATTTTGTGTTATAATAAGCTATAGCGGTTTTTTGAAAATGCCTTAAAATGTGCGAAAAACGTCCACAAAATCAGTAGAAGGATCGTGAAATCATGAGTGAAATGATATTAAGCGTAAAAGACCTCAATCTGACGGTGAAGGGAAAACGTCTACTCGAAAATATCAATTTTTCCCTGAGCAAAGGCGAGTATCTGGCCATCGGCGGGATCTGCGGCTCGGGAAAAAGCGTACTGATCAAATCCCTTCTGGGACTCATCACCTCGGGACTCACCGGGGAAATCCTGTATCACAATATCCGAAAGGACGAAGTAACCTATATCCCGCAAAACACGCTGGACGCCAGGGAAGACTTCATCGGCTCGGCCAAGGAAGTCATCGCCATCGGACTTTTGACCAAGCTCAAATGCGCCTGTATGACAGACGAACATTGGCAAAAAGTCGACGATGTGTTGGAAAAGCTCCATCTGACCGATGTAAAGGACAAAAAAATCAACAAGCTCTCCCAGTGGCAGCAGTTTAAAGTCAAGATCGCGCGCCATTTGATCTGCGATCCCAAGCTGCTTTTCATCGACTGCCCCTCTTCAACCTCAAACACGAAGCTGAAAAACGAGCTCTATAAGATTCTCAAGACCCTGTGCAGCGAAAAAAATATCACGATTGTCCACATTACGCCGGAAATCAAAGGAATCTCAACCTTCGCGGACAAGCTCCTCTTTCTGAACAAAGGGGACAATTCCTTCTGGTTCGGCGATTCCAAGCAGTATACGCCGGAAAAGCCCGTCGAAAAAG
It encodes:
- a CDS encoding ATP-binding cassette domain-containing protein, whose product is MSEMILSVKDLNLTVKGKRLLENINFSLSKGEYLAIGGICGSGKSVLIKSLLGLITSGLTGEILYHNIRKDEVTYIPQNTLDAREDFIGSAKEVIAIGLLTKLKCACMTDEHWQKVDDVLEKLHLTDVKDKKINKLSQWQQFKVKIARHLICDPKLLFIDCPSSTSNTKLKNELYKILKTLCSEKNITIVHITPEIKGISTFADKLLFLNKGDNSFWFGDSKQYTPEKPVEKEA